From a region of the Haematobia irritans isolate KBUSLIRL chromosome 4, ASM5000362v1, whole genome shotgun sequence genome:
- the LOC142235881 gene encoding uncharacterized protein LOC142235881, protein MSSCSKLPDIIAIQETWFSEELLQLYKIPGYASIHCCRDDKYGGTSLYIRENLQFSLDICKSECFVEIIAITLQNYKIDNRKLKIVSFYRSQKCCVSNFMNMMDVLLSNNAQNPIIVLGDSNVDYFRNPNFVDILNLFQNFDCDNGHDLVTRPGSGSSIDQVFSNFAESLYIDSIECELSDHNMISCKFSSRNYSKEHVEVSRVYYDYEKAKEVLKTSLPENYGLLNASRLTEKLIHSMERAIIDSKTEKKARKLMRFELTPWVSRNLQNLIIFKEKLLRERRRLGRRKRIEDALKRISKIVRYANRKCREEYYRENLSRFGNDPKKCWTFINNVIGRSGTDRVSLNDSEGNVMSDETMAESFNRYFLTAVSDLKGQILVCPNDNINSLRTLSAVMNVFKLDDVTLEDIINVILSMDVNKGTGYDNISPKFVKQCAEEIAPVLVEIFNKMKSSSEYPDVLKMHKVVPIPKEPRASSLDKYRPITILSAVDKIFERILFEKLSSYLETNKLLYDFQFGFRKGCGTADAVLSVVQYICKGLDDGFKGVAGIFFDFTKAFDLVDHGVMVKKLEFYGVRGNELLLFRSYFSNRRQYVKLNTARSFIGDVKYGVPQGSGLGPLLFSIYLNDLKNLGLAGKLYMFADDVCLFYPYKSDTVLRALMERDSALIFEFARLNGLLLNPSKIKVIRFRPHSQARNGDFCLYVDGRLINESHCVRYLGITLQSSLAWDMHISDIKRKIAPAIGILFKLRHKLSLKTKLMLYQTLIQTHLNYLAIVYACNKNSSSLKSLQRMQNRALKCIYNLPLTYSTLALYKDIAKTIFPVFGLHEYQLLIYVYKSLNGIGHRVISFSQNQSILNTRSRQNLRMPRCRLERTKQRIDFAGCVLYNDLPSTMKNIPNISVFKSACKKYLFESLETLLI, encoded by the coding sequence ATGTCTAGCTGTTCTAAACTCCCAGATATTATCGCAATTCAGGAGACATGGTTTAGTGAAGAGTTGCTACAACTATATAAGATACCTGGCTATGCAAGTATACATTGTTGCAGAGATGATAAATATGGTGGTACTTCATTGTATATAAGGGAGAAtttgcaattttctttagatatttgTAAAAGTGAATGTTTCGTTGAAATTATTGCTATAACactacaaaattataaaatagataacaggaaattgaaaattgtatcttttTATCGGTCACAGAAATGCTGTGTATCAAACTTTATGAATATGATGGATGTGCTGTTGAGTAATAATGCACAAAACCCAATTATTGTACTTGGAGATTCCAATGTTGATTATTTTCGAAATCCCAATTTTGTTGATATATTGAATTTGTTTCAGAACTTTGATTGTgacaatggtcatgatttggttaCAAGGCCTGGAAGTGGATCTAGTATTGATCAAGTATTTAGCAATTTTGCTGAAAGTTTGTATATCGATTCGATCGAATGTGAACTTTCAGATCACAATATGATATCGTGTAAATTCTCTTCTAGAAATTATTCGAAGGAGCACGTTGAAGTATCCAGAGTCTACTATGATTATGAGAAGGCAAAAGAGGTATTGAAAACTAGCTTACCGGAGAATTATGGATTATTGAATGCGTCTAGACTTACGGAGAAGTTGATTCATAGTATGGAGAGGGCAATTATTGATTCTAAAACGGAGAAGAAGGCGCGGAAACTAATGCGCTTTGAATTGACACCTTGGGTCAGCAGAAATCttcagaatttaattatttttaaggagaaattgttgagagagAGGAGAAGGTTGGGACGGAGAAAAAGGATTGAAGATGCTTTGAAAAGGATAAGTAAGATTGTGAGATATGCAAATAGGAAGTGTAGAGAGGAGTATTATAGAGAGAATTTAAGTCGTTTTGGAAATGATCCAAAGAAGTGTTGGACGTTCATTAATAATGTTATTGGTAGATCAGGTACAGATAGAGTTAGTCTCAATGATTCTGAGGGAAATGTAATGAGTGATGAGACAATGGCTGAATCGTTTAACAGATATTTTCTTACTGCTGTTTCGGATCTTAAGGGACAGATTTTAGTTTGTCCTAATGATAACATTAATTCTCTCAGGACACTTTCTGCGGTTATGAATGTATTTAAACTTGATGATGTTACATTAGaggatattattaatgttatattATCCATGGACGTAAATAAGGGTACGGGTTATGATAACATTTCTCCGAAGTTTGTGAAACAATGTGCTGAGGAAATAGCTCCGGTCttggtagaaatttttaataagatGAAAAGTTCTTCTGAGTAtccagatgtattgaagatgcatAAGGTAGTTCCAATACCAAAGGAACCTAGGGCATCCAGTCTAGATAAATATCGACCAATAACGATTCTTTCAGCAGTCGACAAGATATTTGAGAGAATCTTATTTGAGAAACTTTCATCTTATCTTGAGACCAACAAACTATTGTATGATTTCCAGTTTGGGTTTCGAAAAGGCTGTGGGACAGCAGATGCTGTTTTGAGTGTAGTGCAGTATATTTGTAAGGGTCTTGATGACGGATTCAAAGGTGTAGCTGGGATATTCTTTGATTTTACTAAGGCTTTCGACTTAGTAGACCATGGTGTTATGGTCAAGAAGTTAGAATTTTACGGTGTTAGAGGCAATGAACTGTTACTATTCAGAAGTTATTTTTCGAATAGGAGACAATATGTGAAACTTAATACTGCTAGGAGCTTTATAGGTGACGTCAAATATGGAGTTCCCCAGGGTAGTGGATTGGGACCATTATTGTTTTCAATCTATTTGAATGATCTTAAGAATCTTGGACTTGCAGGAAAGTTGTATATGTTTGCTGATGATGTGTGCTTGTTTTACCCATATAAAAGTGACACTGTCCTGAGGGCTCTAATGGAACGGGATTCCGCCCTAATATTTGAATTTGCCCGATTAAATGGATTGTTACTTAACCCAAGTAAAATAAAGGTGATTCGGTTCAGACCACATTCTCAAGCACGCAACGGCGATTTTTGCCTTTATGTTGATGGGCGTTTGATTAATGAAAGTCACTGTGTCAGATATTTAGGGATTACGCTACAGAGTTCTTTAGCTTGGGATATGCACATTAGTGATATTAAGAGAAAAATTGCGCCAGCAATTGGAATCTTATTCAAATTAAGGCATAAACTATCattaaagacaaaattaatGTTATACCAGACCTTAATCCAAACGCACCTAAATTACTTGGCTATTGTATATGCCTGTAATAAAAATAGTAGTTCTTTGAAATCACTTCAACGTATGCAAAATAGAGCTCTCAAATGTATTTACAATTTGCCATTGACATATTCAACCCTTGCACTCTATAAGGATATTGCAAAAACAATATTCCCTGTTTTTGGTTTGCATGAATACCAGCTGTTAATTTACGTATATAAGTCACTTAATGGAATTGGTCATCGTGTTATATCATTCTCTCAGAATCAAAGTATCTTGAATACCAGGAGTAGACAAAATCTGAGAATGCCTCGTTGTAGATTGGAGAGAACCAAGCAAAGAATAGATTTTGCGGGATGTGTTCTATATAATGATTTACCCTCTACTatgaaaaatattccaaatatttCAGTATTTAAATCTGCTTGTAAGAAGTATCTCTTTGAGTCTCTAGAAACACTTTTGATATGA